Sequence from the Amycolatopsis sp. NBC_00345 genome:
ACGCGGCCTGGTAGTAGCGCACGGTGCTGGTCAGCACGCCCGCGCGCTCGTCACTGTCCAATTCGGACTCCGCCAGCTCGCACAGGTACAGCCGGACGAGGTCGTGCGGGGCGAAGACGTCACGCGCGGTCTCGGTGAGCAGGTTGTGCGTCGCGAGCGTCCGCAGCGCGCGCCGCGCCTGCACGACGGGGATCCGGGCCACCGCGGCCATCAGGTGCGGGCCCACCGCCTCGCCCGGCAGGGCGCCGAGCCACAGCAGCAGCCGCGCCAGGTCCGGGGGCAGGCCGCGGAACGAGACGTCGAACGCCGCCCGCACGCCGTCGTCCGCGCCATCCATCTGCAGCGCGGCGAGGCGGGTGCGCTCGTTGCCCAGCTCGTCCACCAGGTCCTGGCTGGTCCACTGTGGACTGGACGACAGCCGCGCGCCCGCGATCCGCAACGCCAGCGGCAGATAACCGCAGAGCCGGGCGAGCGCGTGGTTCAGGTCGAAGTCGCCGGGGCCGGCCAGCTCCTCGATCACGCGCACGGCGTCCTCGGGCGCGAGCGTGCCCAGCACCCGCAGCCTGGCGGCGTTCGAAACGGCCAGGCCCTCCAGCCGCGAACGGCTCGTGACCACGGTCATCGAGCGCGAGCTGGGCGGCAGCAGCGGGCGGACCTGCTCGGCCGTGTGCGCGTCGTCGAGCAGCACGAGCATCCGCCGCCCGGCGATCAGCGACCGGTACAGCGCGACGCGCTCGTGCAGCCGCTCCGGCACCTCGCTGGCCGCCACGCCGAGGCCGAGCAGGAACTGCGTCAGCAGGTCCGCGGGCGCCAACGGCGCGTCGCGGGCGTCGAAACCGCGCAACGACGCGAACAGCACGCCGTCCGGGAAGCGCTTCGCCGCGCGGTGCGCCCACCAGACGACAAGCGCGCTCTTGCCGACCCCGGCCGTCCCGGAGACGACGGCGACGGTGCTCCCGGCCGTCTCGGCCAGCCCGTCGAGCCACGCCAGCTCCTCGTCGCGGCCGGCGAGCGTCGGCAGCGCGGCGGGCAGCTGTGAAGGCGCTTTCCCCGGATCGGCCGGGCGCGGCGCGGTCACGCCGCGCGCCTCCAGGTCGTCGTTCAGCACCCGTTCGTGCAGCCAGCGCAGGTCACTGCCGGGCTCGACGCCGAGTGTGCGCAGCGTGGCCCGGGAAACGGTGCGGTACAGCTCGAGCGCGTCGCCGCGGCGGCCCGCGTGGTAGAGCGCGCGCATGAGCTGGCCCGCGGTGCGCTCGGCCAGCGGGTCGGCGCGCACGATCGGGCTCAGCTCGACGATCAGCTCGTTGTGCCGGCGCAGCTCCAGGTCGGCGTCGACGCGGGCGCCGTGCACGGCCAGGCGGAGGTCCTCGAGTTCCGGCGCCCGCACGGAATCGGGCACACCGGACAACGCGGGCCCTTGCCACAGCGCGAGTGCTTCCGCGAGCAGCGCCGACGTCCGCTCCGGCGGCTCCAGCGTGGCGCGGTCCAGCAACGCCCGCGCGTGGTGCACGTCGATCCGCTCCGGGTCGATCGAAAGCCGGTAGCCGGGCGGGCTGGTGAGGATCTCCGCGACCGGGCCGTCCGGCATGTCGCGCAGCACCCGGCGCAGGTGCGAGACGTTGCCGTGCACGATGGTCCGCGCGGTGGCCGGCGGGTCGTGGCCCCACAGCGCGTCGATGATCTCTTCCAGCGGCACGACTTTGCCGACCTTCAACGCCAGCAGCGCGAGCAGGCCCTTCACCCCGGGACCGCCGATGGCGACCGCGCGGGCGCCGTCGAGCAGGCGAACCGGCCCGAGCAGCTCGACGCGCGCACCGGCTCCGTTTCCGGCCATGCTGCAGCGCACCTCCCCGGGCTGTTCCGGCGTCTCCCCCGCCAAAAACGCCAACCTACCGTGATCGGGAGCTGACAGATACAGCTCTTTCGTGCACAAAGCCCGTCGGGCAACCGCCGATTGGCCGCCGTTTCACCGTGGGTGCTTCACCTTCGGCAGCCCAGCTGGGGGATTACCCCGAATGTCGTAACGCGAGAGGGGATTCGGAGCAGGAACCCGTAATCCGAAAATGCCGGAAAAGTCCCGGACAAACGAATCCGGCCCCGCACCATCAGTCCCGAACTGATGGTGCGGGGCCGGACTCGGTGACGTCGGCCAGGCCGCCAGGGGGCGCGGTCCACCCGACCTCAAAGCTGTCCCCGGCCGGGCGGGGGGCTCACCCCGAGCTTGAATCCCGGACGGCCGCGGACAACTTTTCCGCAGTGGCCCCGGAGGGCCCGAGCGGAGTGGCAAGAAGGTAACAGGGCGCACATTCCCCGCTACCGCCGACCCGCCGCGGCGCGACGGTAACGCCCGTCACCGTTCGAGCGGTGTGCTGTCCCGGCCCGCGATGAAACCCGGCCGGGGCGCACTCGCCGCGAACGGCTCCTGCAGCTCGTTCTCCACGCTGTTGAACACCAGGAAGATGTTCGACCGCGGATAAGGCGTGATGTTGTTCGACGATCCGTGCATCATGTTCGAGTCGAACCACAGCGCCGAACCCGCCGCGCCGGTGAACTGCTCGATGCCGTATTCGGCCGCCATCTTCATGATGTCGTCCTCGGCGGGCACCCCGACGCGCTGGTCCTTCAGGGAGACCTTGTAGTTCTGGTCCGGGGTCTCGCCCGCGCACTGCACGAATGTGCGCTGCGAGCCCGGCATGACCATGAGACCGCCGTTGTACGGGTAATTGTCGGTCAGCGCGATCGAACAGCTGACCGCGCGCGGCGACGGCATGCCGTCCTCGGCGTGCCACGTCTCGAAGTCCGAGTGCCAGTAGAACCCTGTGCCCTTGAACCCGGGCATGTAGTTCACGCGGCTCTGGTGGATGTACACGTCGGAGCCGAGGATCTGCCGCGCGCGGTCCAGCACCCGGGGGTCGTGGACCAGTTCGCGGATCAGCTCGGACAGCACGTGCACGTCGA
This genomic interval carries:
- a CDS encoding AfsR/SARP family transcriptional regulator — protein: MAGNGAGARVELLGPVRLLDGARAVAIGGPGVKGLLALLALKVGKVVPLEEIIDALWGHDPPATARTIVHGNVSHLRRVLRDMPDGPVAEILTSPPGYRLSIDPERIDVHHARALLDRATLEPPERTSALLAEALALWQGPALSGVPDSVRAPELEDLRLAVHGARVDADLELRRHNELIVELSPIVRADPLAERTAGQLMRALYHAGRRGDALELYRTVSRATLRTLGVEPGSDLRWLHERVLNDDLEARGVTAPRPADPGKAPSQLPAALPTLAGRDEELAWLDGLAETAGSTVAVVSGTAGVGKSALVVWWAHRAAKRFPDGVLFASLRGFDARDAPLAPADLLTQFLLGLGVAASEVPERLHERVALYRSLIAGRRMLVLLDDAHTAEQVRPLLPPSSRSMTVVTSRSRLEGLAVSNAARLRVLGTLAPEDAVRVIEELAGPGDFDLNHALARLCGYLPLALRIAGARLSSSPQWTSQDLVDELGNERTRLAALQMDGADDGVRAAFDVSFRGLPPDLARLLLWLGALPGEAVGPHLMAAVARIPVVQARRALRTLATHNLLTETARDVFAPHDLVRLYLCELAESELDSDERAGVLTSTVRYYQAASDTARRRMLRIVDPLDFTGSLPANALPPLRTFDEAQDWFAAEWPNLLAVLDAAYLDARYPDVWRLARVAHTYRVVHPIFDDWNRVVDLGLAAAEAVGEVLGQCWMLISRCSIALTFELPQGCLADAERALDLATELGDKRLVTSANIHLGSALSLLSHHDEAIERLREAVAETERTGDLELRGQALANCAETEKRAGRVQDAIAHQLGSLEIDRELGDDSYAVVSLNNLAELHLRAGDRAAAERYTRDGIELATARQLELQEGVLRATLARILRAGGSVDAAREQYALALRLYEWTNPGRVPDLRAEAAELD
- the thpD gene encoding ectoine hydroxylase, producing the protein MTLMDTRVEDGYPTRITGTPEQLPRVHPTVWGTEADGPIDAATLAHHEVTGYTVDEGLLSPGEVQTYWQELVRLSSDEGLRTDERVITEARTGEVRSVFDVHVLSELIRELVHDPRVLDRARQILGSDVYIHQSRVNYMPGFKGTGFYWHSDFETWHAEDGMPSPRAVSCSIALTDNYPYNGGLMVMPGSQRTFVQCAGETPDQNYKVSLKDQRVGVPAEDDIMKMAAEYGIEQFTGAAGSALWFDSNMMHGSSNNITPYPRSNIFLVFNSVENELQEPFAASAPRPGFIAGRDSTPLER